The Synechococcus sp. RS9916 DNA segment AACGCAAAGGCATGCGTTATGACGATTCCAGCTGAAGGTGCCAGGAGTTCAAGCCTGCCGCGTCAATCTCCTGGATGTGGAATCCAAGCATTCTGATGAATGACCTGGAGTGGCAAACCTAAAACAGATCACACCACGCTGAAGTGACTCCAATGCGATCAACACTGGAGTCACCCTGCCGTTGTGATTAGAAATCAGAATTTGTTCGCGCGCATCCAGCCAACCGCACCCGATTGTGCATTTGCAGATGCCGTTTGTGTGGCTTGATTATGAATCACGCGGACTTTGTACCAAAGCCCCTTTTGGCCTGAAAGTGTGCGGGTCACACCCTGCACAAAAATGACTGAAGACCCACTGGCAACCAATCCACGGTGCACATTCGGACAACCGGAGTTGATCGAAGCAACTGTTGCTGGTGTTTGAGCACCGCAATCGCGAAGGAAACCCGCTGCACGCGTCGTTTGGTGCAAATGGGGTTCATCGCACGCATAGGCAGGGCCCAGAGCAGTGGCAGCGAGGCAACCGATCGCACCAAACAGAACGCCTTTTTTCAGAGCAACCCTTGCAGTGTTCACGATGCGGTCACGACGGGTCTCACGGACAACGTTCCGTTCTTGGTGCACGAGGTTCTTGGGAGCAAGCATTGGTTTTGGGCGTTGCGATAGGGATAGCAGAGGTCTCCCTCTGGCTCACACACCATCGCCGTGATCGGCACTCACACCAGTGAGCTCGCTCAACTGTGGCTGTGATCTTGGTCACAGGCGAACGCAATCAAGTTGTTCTGCTCGGTGAACGAGCACTGCATCCCTCAGTCGAGGGATGATGAGTCAGGCCCACATCCCTCAACTGAGGGAAAGAGCTTGATTCTGAGAACTTGTACTCAGGTCCTTTTCCCAGAGGTGGACCTAGACCGTGATCACGACCCGGGGGCGACACCAGCCGTCAGGTCTCCGGTGAGGCCAGGAAGCGACACTCCTCACCATCACGGTCATCTCCTCTGGTTGTAGGTGTCAGAGGCGATGGCCCCTGAGCTGCTCAAATCAAAGCTGAGTCCCCCAAAAGGCCGACCAGCGGTCTTCCAGGGTTCACTTCAGCGTTGCCGATCGGATGGGCTGGATAGGCTCGACAACATCCAGGCGCCGAGCGTGCACACTGCAGCTCCAAAAGCGAGAAAAGCGACGAGTTTGGTTTCCATAGCGGGCAGCGACCGTGGTCAACCGATGGATCTCAGCGCACTCTGGCGCGGAAGAGGCGCCCCTGCGGTTCCTGAGTCAGGAAGAGGCGACCGGGGCTTGGGTGGTTGAGGAACGAACAAAGCTGGAATTGACAGCGCAATCAACGCGGTGCCAACTGACAACAGAACGAAAAAAGGAATCGGGCGCACCAGGGGCTGACGTTCCAGCACCGTTCCGCAGCGGGAACAAATCGGCGTGGCTCCTTTAGGAGGCCGGAGCACGATCGCAGGTCCACAACAGCAATCAGGACAGCGAAAACGAGGCATCACGCCATAGCGGTCATCCGATCGTAGGGGCGCTACTTGCACAAGCCATCCGCTGCATCAACACGTCGATGCAGTCGCTTGCGAAGATCACAAGTCATGTCACTGAGTTGTCCATGCCCCTGAGCTCCCTGGTGCGCCTGCTGCAGACGTCGGCGTTGACGGGTGAATTGCTCGAGCGCAGCCAACGATCAGAGCGACTGCTGTTGCGTGGAGCCAATCGAGCAGCAAGGGCACTCGTGACCACAGCCCTCGCGCGTCGGGCCGATCAGTCGCTGCTCGTGGTGGTGCCGACACTTGAGGAAGCAGGCCGTTGGACGGCTTTGCTTGAGCTGATGGGCTGGCGATCAGCCCAGCTGTATCCCACCAGTGAAGGGTCCCCCTACGAACCCTTTGATCCCACCACCGAAATCACCTGGGGACAGCTTCAGGTCTTGAGTGAACTTCAGGACAAAGGCAGCGAAGGACTCGCAATCGTCGCCACTGAACGCTGTCTGCAGCCCCATCTGCCACCTCCGCAGGCACTGGCCAGTCGCTGCCGCACCTTGCGAAAAGGAGACAGCCTCGACCTTGAGGAGCTGGCCATCAATCTCAGTCAACTGGGGTATGAGCGCGTCTCCACCATCGACCAGGAAGGCACCTGGAGTCGGCGGGGTGACATCGTCGACATTTTTCCGGTTAGCAGCGAACTCCCCGTTCGCTTGGAATTCTTCGGTGATGAACTCGACAAGCTGCGCGAGTTCGACCCGGCGAGCCAGCGCTCTTTGGACCCGGTGGAGCATCTGAGGCTGACCCCGACAGGGTTCAGCCCCCTGATCGCCGAGCAACTGCGCGACAGCATGCCGGAAGGGCTTGACCAGCTTCTCTCAGAGGAGCAACTGGGTGCTCTTCTCGACGGTCAGACCCCCGAAGGAATGCGCCGTTTGATGGGTTTGGCCTGGGAGCAACCGGCTTCACTCCTCGATTACTTGCCGAATCACTGCAGTGTGGTGATCGATGAGCGGCGCCACGGGCAGGCCCACGGCCAGCAATGGCTGGACCATGCCGAGGAGCATCACAGTGAACTGGCTCTGAAGGTGCCCCCGCTGCACCGCTCCATTGCAGAGGCGATGGAACAAGCCGAGGCATTTTCCGGTTTTGATCTGGCGGAACTGCTGGAAGACGACAATCACAGCAACGGGTTTGACTTGTCCAGTCGCCCCGTAGCTGCCTACCCCAATCAGTTCGGAAAACTGGGGGAACTGATCAAGGGATACCAGCGGGAACGTCAGGCGGTCTGGTTGGTTTCCGCGCAGCCGAGCCGAGCAGTCGCCTTGTTGGAAGAGCACGACTGCATCAGCCGCTTCGTGCCGAATGCCGCCGACCACCAAGCGATTGATCGACTGATTGAACAAGGCACGCCGGTTGCCTTGAAGAGCAAGGGCACCGCTGAACTGGAGGGTCTCCAGTTACCAGCGTGGCGCGTGGTGCTGGTGACCGATCGGGAGTTTTTCGGGCAGCAGAACCTCACCAGCACCGGCTACGTCCGTCGGCGACGTAAGGCCGCTAGCCGGACCGTGGACCCCAACAAGATGCAGCCCGGGGACTTCGTGGTGCATCGCAATCACGGGATCGGGCGCTTTCAGAAGCTGGAGAAACTGGCCATCAGCGGTGAAGTGCGCGATTACCTCGTCGTGCAATACGCCGATGGCATCCTGCGGGTGGCCGCTGACCAGCTCGGAAGCCTGGGTCGCTATCGCGCCAATAGCGACAGCCCACCGCAGCTCAGCAAGATGGGTGGCTCCGCTTGGGTCAAGGCCAAGGAGCGGGCCAGCAAAGCGGTGCGCAAGGTCGCCCTGGATCTGGTCAAGCTCTACGCAGAACGTCACCAGGCTCCTGGTTTTGCCTTCCCCATCGACGGACCCTGGCAGACAGAACTCGAGGACTCCTTTCCCTACGAACCAACGCCGGATCAACTCAAAGCGACGGCAGAGGTGAAACGCGATATGGAGAAGTCGCAACCGATGGACCGGCTGGTCTGCGGAGATGTGGGCTTCGGTAAGACCGAAGTGGCCATTCGGGCGATCTTTAAAGCAATCACCGCCGGGAAACAGGTGGCGATGCTGGCACCGACAACAGTGTTGGCTCAGCAGCACTGGCGCACCTTGTCAGAACGCTTCGCTCCCTACCCGATCAAGGTGGCCCTTCTCAACCGATTCCGCACAGCAGGGGAGCGCAAAACAATCCTTGAAGGGCTGAAGAAAGGCACGATTGATGCGGTGGTCGGGACCCACCAGTTGCTGAGTAAAAGCACAGCCTTCGACAAACTCGGCTTGTTGGTTGTTGACGAAGAACAGCGCTTCGGTGTGAACCAAAAAGAAAAGATCAAAGCGCTACGCAAAGACGTCGACGTCTTGACCCTCTCGGCCACACCGATTCCGCGAACGCTCTACATGAGCCTTTCTGGAGTGCGCGAGATGAGCCTGATCACCACCCCACCGCCCTTGCGTCGACCGATCAAAACGCACTTGGCTGCCTTGGATGAGGAGGCCGTGCGCAGTGCCATTCGTCAAGAGCTGGATCGCGGCGGCCAGGTGTTTTACGTGGTGCCACGTGTGCAGGGCATTGAGGAGGTGGCCGGCAAATTGCGCGAGATGTTGCCCGGCTTGAAATTGCTGGTGGCCCATGGCCAGATGGCCGAGGGCGAATTGGAAAGCGCGATGGTTGCTTTCAACGGCGGGGAAGCCGACGTGATGCTGTGCACCACGATCGTGGAGAGCGGCCTCGACATCCCCCGTGTCAACACGATCCTGATCGAAGACGCCCATCGCTTTGGTCTGGCACAGCTCTACCAGTTACGCGGCCGGGTGGGGCGCAGTGGCATTCAGGCCCATGCCTGGTTGTTCTATCCAGGCGATGCGTCTCTCAGTGATGCCGCGCGGCAACGACTGCGTGCGATCCAGGAATTTGCCCAACTGGGCAGTGGTTATCAGCTGGCCATGCGCGACATGGAGATCCGCGGCGTTGGCAACCTGCTCGGTGTGGAGCAAAGCGGCCAAATGGAAGCCATCGGCTTCGATCTCTACATGGAAATGCTGCAGGAGTCCCTGGCCGAGATCCAGGGACAAGACATTCCAGCGGTCGATGACACCCAGGTGGACCTTCAGGTCACCGCCTTCATTCCGGCCGATTGGATCACCGATGCCGACGAAAAGATGGGGGCATACCGCTCGGCTGGCGAGTGTCAGAGCGCCGAAGCGCTGGTGGAACTGGCAGCTGATTGGGCAGATCGCTTCGGAGCACTGCCTGGCCCTGTGCAGTCGCTGCTGCAGTTGATGGAGCTGAAGTTGCTGGCAAAACGCTGTGGCTTCGCCCGGATTCGGCCCGAGAAACCGAACATTGCTCTAGAGACACCGATGGAAGAGCCGGCATTCCGTTTGCTGCGGCAGGGATTACCCCAACACCTGCATGGCCGCTTGGTCTATCAGGGCGGGAGCGGGAGCACGGCGAAGGTGCTGGCCCGCGGCCTCGGCGTGTTGCCGATGGACAAACAGCTGGAGGAATTGAAAACCTGGCTGTCTCAGATGGCCGCTCAAATCCCTGGGGGCGATGGTCTCACCGACGCGCAGCGTGCGGATCAAGACAAGCAGCGCAACGACGCCGTTCTCAGCGTTTAACACCGCAAAGATGAGAACAAATCGCCACAGTGCGCAATTCTTCGTTACAGTGTCCTCAGTTAGGGAGTTGGGCCTTGGGTGAGTTCATCGATCCGATTGCTTCCTCAGGGTCGTTCAGCCTGTTCAGCAGCCTGATCGGCGCCGCTGCTCTTGGGGTTTATGCCATCTGGCAGAACGACACTGAGAACGACGACGACGATTCCACCCCTGGTGGTGGCTTGATGCAACCGGTTGCCTGAAGCGTCAGTTTTTTCAAGTCTCAGCCCAGGTTTAGTCCTGGGCTTTTTTAATGCGGTCGCGTCAGCGAATGCTTCCTGAACGCTCAGCCTGCCGGTTGAAGAGCGCTCTGAAGATTGGCGCCACCTGGCTTGTAGGTCTGGGTTTGGTTCGCAGCTTTGATCGCCCGCAACAGCGTGGTTTCTGCAGTGCGGTATTGGCTGTCTTTCTTGGTACCAAGATCCTCAAGCTGCAGCGATTCAATCTCCTTTTCGCTCATGGCCACAGCCACATCCGGCTTGATGCCGTTCTTGTGGATATCGACGCCGTTGGGGGTCAAATATTTAGCGATGGTGACCGTCAAACCGGATCCATCGGAAAGACCGCGCACGGATTGCACCAACCCTTTGCCAAAGGTTTTTTGGCCAACGAGCTGGGCACGTTTGTTGTCTTGCAGAGCACCAGAAAGAATTTCGCTGGCGCTGGCTGACCCTTCATTCACCAGCACCACCACGGGACGCTGGGTCAGAGCAGAGCCGGTTGCCCGACGCACATCCTGAATGCCGGTTCGCGTCTTCGTGCTGACAATGGTGCCTTCATCCAGCCACTGACGGGCAATGTCAACACTGGCCTCAAGCAGGCCGCCAGGATTGCTGCGCAGGTCGAGCACATAGCCATTCGCACCTTCTGCTTCGAATTTGCGAATCGCCGCCCGCATATCTTTGGCGGCATTGGCGTTGAATTGCTTTAAGCGGATGTAGCCAATCTTTTCTCCACCAGCTGTGGTGTTGAGCTGGCTTTCAACAGCATGGATCTCGATGCGGGCACGCACGAGGGGGACGGACACAACCGCTCCCTTCCGGCGCAGGCCGAGAACCACTTCTGTCCCTTCTTTACCGCGGATCAATTTGACGGCGTCTTCGGTGGTCATGCCCTTGGTGGACTTGCCATCGATGGAGACGATCACGTCTTTGGGCTGAACCCCCGCGCGGGATGCAGGAGTGCCTTCAATCGGTGAAACAACAACGATTTCTTTGGAGTCCTTATCCAGGGAGATCTGGATCCCAACCCCCATCAGTTCACCGGAGGTCTGGATCTGCATGTCCTTGAACTCTTTCGGATCAAGGAAACGCGTGTAGGGATCATCCAGACTGGCGAGCATCCCTCGAATCGCTTCATACGATTCTTCACTGCCGGCATAGGCCTTGGTGAGCAGATTGCGACGCAGGGTTCTCCACTGTTGTGGATCGTATTTTCCGGTGGAATCGAGATAGTCGCGGTAGACAATCTGCCAAACCTGATCAATCACCTCCTTGGGGCTATCGGTGATTGATGGTGATCCAGCCGAAGGCAGGCCTAAGCCCGGAGAGGAGAGCGCAACGGCCGCCGCCAATCCTCCGGCGCCAAGCACGACCAACCAAGAGGAACGACTCGATCGATTGGGCTGGGAAGCGGACATGAAGACAGCTCAGGCCTGATTATTCAGCCTAACCAGCTCAAGCGGGTTCCACCCAGCGCCCGTCATCCTTGATCAATTGAATCAGCGCTTCCACACCCTCTTGTTCAGGCACCTTGCGGATCTCATCGCGACCGCGATAGAGGGAGATCACACCGGGAGTCTTGCCGACGTAACCGTAGTCAGCATCTGCCATCTCGCCGGGGCCATTGACGATGCAACCCATCACCGCGATGTCTAAACCGGTGAGATGAGCGGTGGCATTTCTCACCTGATTGAGCACCTCCTCGAGATTAAACAAAGTGCGACCGCAGCTCGGGCAGGCCACGTATTCGACCATCGTTTTGCGAAGACCCAGAGCCTGAAGGATTGAGAAGCACACAGGAATTTCTTTTTCTGGTGCTTCTGTCAGCGACACCCGAATCGTGTCGCCAAGCCCCTCCGCCAAGAGGGTGGCAATGCCCGCCGTGCTTTTGACGCGGCCGTAGTCGCCATCACCCGCCTCAGTCACGCCAAGGTGCAGGGGGTAGTTGAACCCTTCCGCGTCCAAGGTGTCAGCCATCAGGCGGTAGGCCGCAAGCATCACGGGAGCGCGCGAAGCTTTCATCGAAATCACGATGTTGTGGAAGTCAAGCTCGTCGCAGATGCGCACAAATTCCATGGCCGACTCCACCATCCCTTTCGGGGTGTCGCCGTGGGTGAACAGCATTCGCTCAGCCAAGGAACCGTGATTGACGCCGATCCGCAACGCCTTGTTTTCAGCTTTCAGCAGTTCCACAAGGGGGCGGAAGTCATCTTTGATGCGCTGACCAATCGCATCGAACTCGCTCTGGGAAAACTCCTGCCTGGACGGGTCGGGTTTATCGAAAACGAATAACCCGGGATTGATGCGCACCTTGTCGACATGCTTCGCCACTTCCAGAGCGATGCGGATGCCGTTGTGGTGAACGTCGGCCACCAAAGGAACGTTGCACCCTTGCGCTCGCAGGGCAGCGCGAATTTCACCCATGGCCTTGGCGTGAGCCATGGAGGGTGTGGTGACACGAACGATTTCGCAGCCGGCATCGGCCAGCCGACGGATGCCAGCAACGGCTGCATCGATATCGAGAGTGTCCTCATTGATCATCGACTGCACCGCCACGGGATGGGCACTGCCAATGGGAACGTCTCCAACCATCACCGTGCGGGTCACACGGCGATGGATCTGGGTGTCGTAGCGACGGGAGTCGGCGTTGATGGCAGTCACTGAAGTGGCGGTCAAGGCTTGGGCGCGCCGGATGCGGGCTCACCCTGGCATAACCGATCCCGCACCTGACAAAGATCCTCCAGAGTCAAGGACACTGGCTTGCCCGGATCACGGGATGGATTCCTCAGCAAATAAGAGGGATGAAAGATGGGCAGCCAAGAGCGTTGATCCTGTTCAATCCACACGCCGCGTAGGGAACGCATCGCCTGTTTCAATCCGAGCATTGCTGAAACGGCTGTGGCTCCGACCAGAATCACAACGGTCGGATCCACGATCGCGATCTGTTCCTCAATCCAGGGCCGACAGGCGCTGAGCTCCTTGGCGGAAGGCTTGCGGTTGTCGGGGGGGCGG contains these protein-coding regions:
- a CDS encoding S41 family peptidase; its protein translation is MSASQPNRSSRSSWLVVLGAGGLAAAVALSSPGLGLPSAGSPSITDSPKEVIDQVWQIVYRDYLDSTGKYDPQQWRTLRRNLLTKAYAGSEESYEAIRGMLASLDDPYTRFLDPKEFKDMQIQTSGELMGVGIQISLDKDSKEIVVVSPIEGTPASRAGVQPKDVIVSIDGKSTKGMTTEDAVKLIRGKEGTEVVLGLRRKGAVVSVPLVRARIEIHAVESQLNTTAGGEKIGYIRLKQFNANAAKDMRAAIRKFEAEGANGYVLDLRSNPGGLLEASVDIARQWLDEGTIVSTKTRTGIQDVRRATGSALTQRPVVVLVNEGSASASEILSGALQDNKRAQLVGQKTFGKGLVQSVRGLSDGSGLTVTIAKYLTPNGVDIHKNGIKPDVAVAMSEKEIESLQLEDLGTKKDSQYRTAETTLLRAIKAANQTQTYKPGGANLQSALQPAG
- the ispG gene encoding (E)-4-hydroxy-3-methylbut-2-enyl-diphosphate synthase — translated: MNADSRRYDTQIHRRVTRTVMVGDVPIGSAHPVAVQSMINEDTLDIDAAVAGIRRLADAGCEIVRVTTPSMAHAKAMGEIRAALRAQGCNVPLVADVHHNGIRIALEVAKHVDKVRINPGLFVFDKPDPSRQEFSQSEFDAIGQRIKDDFRPLVELLKAENKALRIGVNHGSLAERMLFTHGDTPKGMVESAMEFVRICDELDFHNIVISMKASRAPVMLAAYRLMADTLDAEGFNYPLHLGVTEAGDGDYGRVKSTAGIATLLAEGLGDTIRVSLTEAPEKEIPVCFSILQALGLRKTMVEYVACPSCGRTLFNLEEVLNQVRNATAHLTGLDIAVMGCIVNGPGEMADADYGYVGKTPGVISLYRGRDEIRKVPEQEGVEALIQLIKDDGRWVEPA
- a CDS encoding uracil-DNA glycosylase; the protein is MTSKSFTRQWLEACGGCCRCSLSTQRQQVVVSRGNPNAQVMLIGEAPGASEDAQGLPFVGRSGQLLDQLLVQAGLSPDRDLFITNVVKCRPPDNRKPSAKELSACRPWIEEQIAIVDPTVVILVGATAVSAMLGLKQAMRSLRGVWIEQDQRSWLPIFHPSYLLRNPSRDPGKPVSLTLEDLCQVRDRLCQGEPASGAPKP
- the mfd gene encoding transcription-repair coupling factor, which translates into the protein MPLSSLVRLLQTSALTGELLERSQRSERLLLRGANRAARALVTTALARRADQSLLVVVPTLEEAGRWTALLELMGWRSAQLYPTSEGSPYEPFDPTTEITWGQLQVLSELQDKGSEGLAIVATERCLQPHLPPPQALASRCRTLRKGDSLDLEELAINLSQLGYERVSTIDQEGTWSRRGDIVDIFPVSSELPVRLEFFGDELDKLREFDPASQRSLDPVEHLRLTPTGFSPLIAEQLRDSMPEGLDQLLSEEQLGALLDGQTPEGMRRLMGLAWEQPASLLDYLPNHCSVVIDERRHGQAHGQQWLDHAEEHHSELALKVPPLHRSIAEAMEQAEAFSGFDLAELLEDDNHSNGFDLSSRPVAAYPNQFGKLGELIKGYQRERQAVWLVSAQPSRAVALLEEHDCISRFVPNAADHQAIDRLIEQGTPVALKSKGTAELEGLQLPAWRVVLVTDREFFGQQNLTSTGYVRRRRKAASRTVDPNKMQPGDFVVHRNHGIGRFQKLEKLAISGEVRDYLVVQYADGILRVAADQLGSLGRYRANSDSPPQLSKMGGSAWVKAKERASKAVRKVALDLVKLYAERHQAPGFAFPIDGPWQTELEDSFPYEPTPDQLKATAEVKRDMEKSQPMDRLVCGDVGFGKTEVAIRAIFKAITAGKQVAMLAPTTVLAQQHWRTLSERFAPYPIKVALLNRFRTAGERKTILEGLKKGTIDAVVGTHQLLSKSTAFDKLGLLVVDEEQRFGVNQKEKIKALRKDVDVLTLSATPIPRTLYMSLSGVREMSLITTPPPLRRPIKTHLAALDEEAVRSAIRQELDRGGQVFYVVPRVQGIEEVAGKLREMLPGLKLLVAHGQMAEGELESAMVAFNGGEADVMLCTTIVESGLDIPRVNTILIEDAHRFGLAQLYQLRGRVGRSGIQAHAWLFYPGDASLSDAARQRLRAIQEFAQLGSGYQLAMRDMEIRGVGNLLGVEQSGQMEAIGFDLYMEMLQESLAEIQGQDIPAVDDTQVDLQVTAFIPADWITDADEKMGAYRSAGECQSAEALVELAADWADRFGALPGPVQSLLQLMELKLLAKRCGFARIRPEKPNIALETPMEEPAFRLLRQGLPQHLHGRLVYQGGSGSTAKVLARGLGVLPMDKQLEELKTWLSQMAAQIPGGDGLTDAQRADQDKQRNDAVLSV